GGGATGTCGGAAAATTCGGCCGTACCGCGCACCTTCATGGGCACGGGTCCGCGATAGGTCAGACCGACGCGTGCGTAGTCGCAGGGCTGATAATGCAGGGCCAGATTGAACCCGCCGCCCCAGCCGTCGGCATCTATTTTGCTGTCGCCGTCAGGCAGAAGAGGATTGATCCGGCTCAGGTTGATCTTCTGTTCTTTGAGGAAGCTCAGATGCATGGCCTCGACTCCGAAAGCGGCGGACAGCCGGTCCGTCACCTTTACCGCCACATTGGGATTGATGGAGATGGCCTGGATGACCGCGCGGTAGGAGTTGTAGCGGCCCGGCCATTTTTCGTCGATGACGGAGCCCAGGCCAAAGCGGGAGAAAACGCCAAGGCCCACACTGTAGCGGTCGTTGACCTTCCATGTGGCGTAGGCATGGGGCGGCATCCACAGGGCGTCCCGCTCCGAAGTGGTCCATTTATCCCCTTCGGGCCCGACGGTTCTGATGTCCAGCACGGGACGAATGGCCGTGAAACCGGCCATGACCTGCACGCCGTCCAGCTGGGTGATGCCCGCCGGATTATACGCCAGCGCCGACGGATCGTCCGCCCGCCCCACCAGGGTTCCGCCCAGAGCGTTGCCGCGTGCGCTCCATTCGTAAATGCTGAACCCCGCTGCGGAACAGACCGACGCCGCCACACAGACCAGCATACAGGCCAGTCCCCACACTCTCCAACTTGCGCGCATAGCTCCTCCCATGCCTGCCGTTACGGTACCGAAACCATTCTGAGCACCCGCTCAGGAAAAATATGAGAGCGGGCACTAAAGGAAGAATATGACGCCGTCAACGGCAAAAAAGAGCGAAAATACGCAGTGTTAAAGCATCTTAAAAATGAATTGGGCTGACGAGACATTGAGCGGGCACACAGGATGAATACTGAAAAATGGTGGACGGAGATGTGCGGTCCTGATTAGACGGGCCGGATATGCGGAAAAAAAGGAGAAGAGGCCGATGACGGACAACAAGGAACGCATTCTGGAAACCGCCAAGCGGCTTTTCGGAGAGCTGGGCTACGCCGAAACCACCTACAAGCGCATCGCCCAGGAAGCGGGCATCGCCGACGGGCTCATTGCCCATCATTACGGGAGCAAGGAAAATCTTTTCCAGCTGGTGGAAATCGACATTCTGACCGGGTTGCTGGAAAAAATCGATGAGAGCCTCTACTACTCCTCGGACGGTTTGAGCAGCGTGCTCAATTTCTCCAAATGCATCCTCAAATTCTCCACTGAGGAAAACTCCGGCTTTCTGACCCTCTTGCGCTGCTCTCCCTTTCTGGCCCACACCGTCACCGCCGACAACTCGGAGATTCTGGCCGTGTGCCGGCGGGTGGTGGACAAAATGCGGGGCTGCATCGAACAGGGCGTGGCCGACGGCACCATCCGGCCGGACCTCGACCCCGGACTCACCGCCAGCGTCATCTTCTCCACGGTGTTCGGCTCCACCAGAGCCCATCTGCTGGCCCGGGAAAATGTTCTGGGTCTACCCTTCCCCGAAGGGTTCTATCCGGAGATCCTGAGTATCCTGCGTAAATACCTCGAGCCGGGGCTGGATCAACCCCCGGCCTGACTTACCCTGCCCGTAACGGCGATATAGCTGCCACAAATGAGTCATGCGAGGTGATCTTTATAACTGAACTGAAAATTGATTATAGCGATACATTTTAGTCATACATTGCATCTGTTCCCTGGTGATCTCTAACTACCCTGAGAATAGCATCTATAGCTCTGATGAGTTGGACAGCAGCCTTGTCCCAAGATGCCTGAGCTGCTTTATCTCCCGATGCATAACCCAATGTATTGGATTCCTTATGCTCGGCAACAATTGGAATTGTAAAATTGACAGGTATTTTTCCACGCTTGTCTTCAACCTCCAAGTCAACCCATACAGCGCCATTCCACCATCCTTCTCCTGTGACTGTCCCTCCAAATACTAATTGTTGGGAAGTTGCAGCTCCTATGGCAATACCCCATGGTCCAACTGCGCTTGCTTGAGCGGAACTGACAGCATTTGTAAAAGCTGCAGTGGATACTAATCTGCTCCCGAAATTTGATCCTAATGTGATCATCCTGATCCGAATTGCAACTCTCCCATCTGGAGTTTTATCAAAGTATTCAGACCACAATATTGAATCACCATATATTCGAGCGAGGTCTTCTTTCAGTCTACTCGTTATATCTATATTTTCTTGTTGAGCTCTTCCATCGTAAACAGAATAAAATATAGGCTTATTAAGCAATATTCCTCGTCTTTGGTGTGCGTCTATCGATGGTTCTATGCCTCTATGCGTTGCACATGAGAACATGAGAGACATAAAAACAACGATTGGAATTAAAGATTTATTTTCTCTTTGCATCATACCCCCCATTATGCGGCTATACTTGAGGATCAATTTTCACTGGCTCCAGCTTATCCACGCACCCAAATAATTCAAGAAGCAAGACAACTTGCTTGGATATCATTGCCTGCCCCCTTACATCGCGGAAAAGAGTATCGTTCCCGCGTTTCTCTCAGGATACGAGTCAGCCATTGCAATCAATAACTCCGTAGTTCCATCCGCCGGACAGCCCGCGTCCGCCTTGCATGTTCGCGTCAAAGCTGGCACTGACCGTCGATATTTTTTCGGAAGGAGCATCTCATGGACATGCTGCCCATTCGCCGGGCTATTCTGAGCGTCACGGACAAGAGCGGACTGGACGAGTTCGCCCGCTTTCTCCAGGAATCCGGGGTGGAACTGGTTTCCACCGGCGGCACCCGCAAGAAGCTTCTGCAGGCGGGCCTCAAGGTCCGCTCCGTAAGCGACGTGACGGGCTTTCCCGAAATTCTGGGCGGACGGGTGAAAACCCTGCATCCGCATGTGCACGCGGGTATCCTGGCCAGCAAGGACGACCCCGCACACATGCAGACCATGAAAGATCTGCGGCTGGCGCCCTTTGATCTGGTCTGCGTCAATCTGTACAATTTCGCCGAAGCCGTGCGCCAGTCTCTCGAAGACAGACAGGCCGTGGAGCAGATCGATATCGGCGGGCCGACCATGCTCCGGGCCGCGGCCAAAAATTTCCATTCCGTGGCGGTCCTCCCGGCTCCGGAGCATTACGCCGAATGCATGCGGGAAATACGCGAAAACGGCGGCGCCCTGTCCCTGCCTTTCCGCAAACGCATGGCCAGCCTGACCTTCGAGCTGACCTCCGGCTACGACCACATGATCGCTGCATACCTGAACCGCTCCTGACGGAGGCGAACCATCTCCTCCAAACCCCTCGGCAGCCTCACAGGCCTCAAACCCAGCCAGATTACGGCCCTGTCCCGCCTTTACAACCGGCGCTTCCCCGGTCTGGGCGGGTTCACCGCCGATCAGGCCAAAGAGCTGGCTCTGCTGAGCCGCGGCATGGGCCGCCAGATCGGCGTGCTCGTCAACCGCAAGGGTGTGCCGGTCATGGTCATTGCCGGCGAGCAGGACAGTATCCTCATCCCCGAGCTCTCCCGCCACCGCGAAGCCCAGTCGCGCCTGAGCGGTCTGCGTCTGCTGCACACCCACCTGGACTCTTCCCTGCTGACTCAGGAAGACCTGATGGACATGGCTTTTCTGCGCCTGGACGCCGTCTGCGTCCTGACCGTCTCCCCTGAAGGCACGCCCGGAGCCTGCCAGATTGCGCATCTGCTGCCGCCCAATGCCGACGAACTGCCATACATGGTGCATCCGCCCAGAATCTGGGACGAGGTGGATTTCGATTTCGACGCCAGCGCCAGAGCCCTGGAAGATGAACTGGCCCGCACGGGGCAGAGCGTGGCCTCGACCGCCCGCGAGGGCTCGGCCATTCTGGTCAGCGTGGGAGCGGCTCCCAGAAGCGTGCAGGAACGCTCTCTGGCCGAACTGGCCGAGCTGGCGGTCACTGCCGGGCTGGATGTGGCAGGCGAGGTGGTGCAGCGGGTACCCCGGGTCAATCCCAAACTCATTCTGGGCCGGGGCAAGCTGGCGGAACTGGAGGTGCTGGCTCTGCAGAAAAACGCATCCGTGCTGGTCTTCGACCAGGAGCTTTCGCCCACCCAGCAGCGCAATCTGAGCCAGATCACGGAACGCAAGGTGCTGGACCGGACCCAGCTCATTCTGGATATTTTCGCCCAGCACGCCCGGACGAAAGAGGGCAAGCTTCAGGTGGAAATGGCCCAGCTCAAGTACATGATGCCGCGCCTAGTGGGCCAGAACCGGGCTCTGAGCCGCCTCATGGGCGGCATTGGCGGGCGTGGTCCCGGTGAAAGCAAACTGGAGATGGACCGCCGCAAAATCCGCGAACGTCTGGCTCAGCTCAAAACGGAGCTGGCCGGAGTGCGCAGGCATCGCGCGGCCACGCGGGGCCGCCGCGACAAGGCCGGATTGCCCGTGGTTTCTCTGGTGGGTTACACCAACGCGGGCAAATCCACCCTGCTGAATACCCTGACCCGAAGTGACGTTCTGGCCGAAAACAGGCTATTCGCCACGCTGGACCCCACCAGCCGCCGCCTGCGCTTTCCCGAAGACCGGGAAATCATCCTCACGGACACGGTGGGCTTCATCCGCCATCTGCCCGAAGACCTCCGCGAGGCGTTCATGGCCACCCTGGAAGAACTCCAGGGCGCGGATCTGCTCGTGCATGTGGCCGACGCCTCGCATCCGGAAATGGACCAGCAGCTCGAAGCCGTGGAAGCCATTCTGCGCGATCTGAAACTGGACGGCATCCCGCGCATCCTGGCCCTGAACAAAACCGATCTCGCTCCGGACCCGTCCGCCCTGGCCTTCGCCCACCCCCAGGCCGTGTTCATCTCAGCCATTCACCGGCCGTCCCTGACTCCGCTGGTGGAGCGCATCAAATCTCTGTTGTAGCCGACCGAAATATATTCAACTCGCACGAAAATACGCCGTTCAGTTTATGTTAAGGACGCGGCTGATGCGTTTCAGACGCGGAGTCCAATACTCATCGAAATCGGAAATGATCACCCCGTGTTTCGTCGAGGCATGCAGAAAGCGTCGGCGATCCATCACCACGCCGATATGATCCAGCCCCCGATCCACGAAAAAAACCAGATCGCCGGGGCGCATCTCCGCAATTTTTTTCACCTTCCGGCCCATCCGGCTCTGTTCCAGCGATGTACGGGGCAGATCCACCCGGAACGCGTCGCGAAATACCGCCTGCATAAGCCCGGAGCAGTCCACTCCCCTCTTGTCCGCTCCTCCGACGCGGTGCCGGACGCCTTTCCATGAAGCATACTGAAGACGCAACGCTTCGCTGATGGAAAGATATTTTTTGGGCGGCTCATACTGGGCCAGCATTTCACCTCTCGGAGAGAGGTCGCCGACAACGGTTTTGGCGGAGCAGCCACCACACGAAAAAAGAAAAACCAGCAAGACGAGAGCGCCATAAAGACCACACTTTTCGCACTGCCGTACGGAGCCGGTTGCCACGGCCTCTCCAAAATTTTGAAAAGCTTGCATATGTTTTCTGTCAATATCCTTATGTGTTCCGGGTGCTCCGAGGGCCCGGAAAGTCCGGGTTCTTGACTGAGCCCAGGGAAAAAGCTCAGAAGCTCGCAAAGGAGAAATATTTCAGAGCGCAGGCCGCCCGAGCTGCATGCATTCTGCGCATCCGGGGTTTATTGACCGCGTTCTTTTGAATTCGCAACCATTTTTCCAGGACACTCCATGCTTTCACTCGTCATTTTGCTGATCATCGTGTCCGTGGCTCTGGTCGTCTTTGTGGGCGGCTGGGTGCCGGTGGATGTGGTGGGACTTCTGGTCCTGTCGGCCCTGACTCTGACCGGGCTGGTTTCCCCCACGGACGCCCTGACGGGCTTCAGCAGCCCGGCCGTGGTCACGGTCTGGGCCATGTTCATCCTCTCGGCCGGACTGACCAAAACGGGAGTGGCTTACCGCATAGGCCAGCCGCTCCAGCGTTTCTCGCGGGGCAGCGAGGTGACACTGATCGTCGCCCTGATGGTGGCGGCAAGCTTTCTGTCCGCGCTGGTCAATACCGTCACGGTGGCGGCCATCCTGCTTCCGGCCACCATGGAGCTGGCGCGCCGCAGTGGACGCTCTCCATCGCGCCTGCTGCTGCCTCTGGCCTTCGGCTGTCTTCTGGGCGGCCCTTTTACAGGCATTTCCACGCCGCCCAATATCCTGATCACGGATGCCCTGCGCGCCGCCGGACTGAAGCCTTTCGGCATTTTCGACTTCACTCCCATTACCGGCGCCATCGTACTGGTCGGCATTGCCTTCGTGGTTCTGATGGGCCGCCATCTGCTGCCCAAAGGCTCGGCCAGGCAGGAAAGCGGCGAAAATCTGGAGACATCCTACCAGCTGGGTGCACACATTTTTTCCATCCAGATCGACCAGAACTCTCCTCTGGTGGGCTGCTCCCTGGCCGAAAGCCGGCTGGGCTCCGCCCTATATCTGACCGTGGTATGCCTGCAACGGGCCGGAGCGTTCATTCTCTCTCCCAAGGCCACGGAAGTTTTGCAGGCCGGTGATATCCTCGTGGTACACGGCCAGACGGACAGCGTAGATCGCTTCCGCGGCAGCCAGCATCTGCGGGTGGAAGCGGCAGGCGAGGCCCTGAAGCCGGGCCTGCTGACTACGGCCCGAGGCGTCATCGGGGAGGATTCTTCCCTGCTGGGGAAAAGCCTGCTGGAAAGTGGATTGCGCCGCGACTGCCGGGTGCATGTGCTGTCCGTGGAGGAAGCCTCCGGTGCATGCCTTGGGGATCTCCGGCGGCATCATTTCAATGTGGGAGACATTCTTCTGCTGCAGGGAGAGCAGACCGCTCTGGACCACCTGGCGGAAGACGGCCTGGTGGCGGAACTGACCGCGGTGCCGCCCCACGAGGTGGAAAGCCTGGCCTGCAACGAAATGCGCCTGGCGGCCGTGCGCCTGCCCGAAGGCTCGGTCCTGGCCGGGCGCAATCTGGTGGAAAGCCGTCTGGGCAACGCCTTCGGACTCACGGTCACGGCGCTGATCCGGCAGGAAGAGCTCATCTGCATGCCCTCGCCCGAGGAAACGCTGCAGGAAGGCGACCTTCTTGTCGTTCAGGGCCGGAAGCGCGATCTGGATATTTTTGAAGGTTTGCAGGATCTGGAAATCTCCGGGCAATCCTCCAGACTGGCGGCAGAACTGGAATCCCAGCACATCGGCATGGCCGAAGTCCTGCTTTCGCCCCGGACAACCCTGGCCGGACGGACGCTGAACGACCTGCTGTTCCGTGACCACTACGGGCTGAGCGTGCTGGCCATCTGGCGCAAGGGACACGCCTACCGTCAGGGACTTCAGGACATGCCCCTGAAATTCGGCGACGCCCTTCTGGTGTACGGGCCGAGACAAAATCTGGAAGTTCTGGCCCGCGACCCCGACTTTCTGGTGCTGGACCAGGAGGCGGCACAGGCTCCCCGGCTGCACAAGGCCCCCATTGCCACGGCCATCATGCTCGCCGTGCTGGCCAGCGCCATATCCGGGCTGGTGCCCATATCCATCGCCGCCCTGACGGGCGCGGCCGTCATGGTCCTTTTGGGATGCCTGAGCATGGAGGAAGCCTACCGCGCCATCGAATGGAGGGTTGTATTTCTCATTGCCAGCATGCTGCCCCTCGGGGTGGCCATCCAAAACACGGGAGCCGCGCAGATGGGCGCCACGGCGCTCATTTCCCTGGTGGGCGACCTGGGGCCGCGCTGGGTTGTGGCCGCCCTGTTCGGGGTCACGGTGCTCGGCACCCAGATCATCCCCACCTCGGCACTGGTCGTGCTGATGACCCCTGTGGCTCTGAGCGCCGCGACGGAACTGGGCATTTCTCCGCACCTTCTGATGATGACCGTGGCCATGAGCGCCTCGGCCAGCTACGCGAGCCCCCTCTCCCATCCGGCCCATCTGCTGGTCATGGGACCCGGCGGGTACAAGTTCTCCGACTACCTGAAAATCGGTGTACCGCTGACCTTCATCGTTTTTCTGTTGTGCGTATGGCTTCTGCCGTTATTCTGGCCGGCCTGATGCCGGCCCGCCACCTGATGCCGGCCCGCCAGTCGAAAAAAAGCCCGGCCATGACGAGTGACCGGGCTTTTCTGATTTAAGAAGACGATCTGAAAAATCAGGCAAAAGTCTTTTCGAACTTGGGCACGACATCCTTCTTGCGGGACATGACCCCGGGCAGCCAGACCTTGCCGGCGGAGGGCTTTATGTTGAAAGCCTTCTCCACGATGCTTTCATCGTCGGAAGCGATGAGCATCTCCGAGCCTTCCTTCATGATATCCGTCAGAAGAAGAAAAACGGAATGATTGCCCTTCTCGGCCTTCAGGGCCGCGATGTCCCTGGCGAGGTCGCCCTTGACTGCATCCAGTATGGAAAGGTCCACAACCTCCAGCTGTCCGATGCCGACCTTGGTCCCGTTCATGTTGAAATCCTTGTAGTCGCGCAGGACCAGTTCGCGGGCCGGAGTGCCTTCCACCGCCGACTTGACCTTGAACATCTCCATCCCCAGCGCGGAAAGATCGCTCACGCCGGCAATTTTGGCCAACCTTTCGGCAGCCTCCTTGTCGGCCGGAGTACATGTCGGAGATTTGAAGATGACCGTATCGCTCAAAATGGCGCCAAGCATGATGCCAGCGATATTTTTAGGAATCTCCACTCCATGAAATCTGTACATGGAGGCAATGACCGTCGATGTACAGCCAACAGGCCAAATCCAGCACTCCAGCGGGCTGGAAGTCGTCAGATCGCCCAATTTGTGGTGATCGACGATGCCCAGAACTTCGGCCTGCTTGATATCATCGGGCAGCTGGCTCAGATCGGACGTGTCCACCAGAAAAACCTTCTCTCCGGCATAGGATGTCTTCACCGCAGGGGCCGCGACACCGAATTTTTTCAGGATGAATACCGTCTCGGGCGGAAGCTCTCCCTGAGCGACAGGCGTACAGTTCACGCCGAGTTTGGTTTTCAGATCCGCCAGCGCTATGGCGCTGCATACGGTATCGGAATCAGGATTTTTGTGGCCGAAAACGTAAACAGACATGACTTTCCTCCTCAAAGATTTCTTAAGAACAACCAAACCAATATTGTGCCAAATATCACAAATGATTTTGAATGCCAAGACCGAACTTGTCTTCTCATGCTTCGTACCCGCATGATCATTGGGTATGAAGAAAATCAACATTGCCAAAAATCCGGTGGAATTTTATTTGGCATGAGACTTGTTTGCAATTTCAACACTTCGACAGCATGAAAACCATGGGCACATATACACCTCGAATAAATTGGCTGGCCTGGGGAATCGGAACCGGAGCCATCATCCTCGTATTCCACGAAATCATTGTTCGTCTGGCAACCAGAGAGTGGAGCCGGGCGGATTTCGACTACTGCTATCTTATCCCCTTCACCATTGCCTATCTGGTCTGGGAGCGTAAGGACGAGCTGGAACACATGCCATCAAAGCCGTCCTGGTCGGCACTGGGAGCATTTGTCATTGCGGGCGGTCTCCTGCTCCTTGGCGAACTGGGCGGGGAGTATCTGACCCTTTACCTGGCTCTGTGGTGGGCCGTATTTGGCGTGTGCTGGGCCATTTTAGGCTGGACCAAAATGCGCCTCGTTATTTTCCCCATCATCCTGCTGCTGACCGCCTTTCCACCGCCCAACTACATATACAGCCGCCTGACCATAGGTATGCAGCTGCTGTCCACACAACTCGGAACGGCCCTTTTGCATCTATTCAAGGTCCCCGCTTACCAGAACGGCAACACGATTGACCTCGGTTTCGCGCAGCTTGAGGTTGTGGCCGCGTGTTCGGGACTTAGATTTCTGATTCCCCTTTTCATCGTGGGCATGCTCCTGACCTATTTTTTTCGAGACAAATGGTGGAAACGCCTGCTTCTGATGCTTTCAACTCTTCCTCTGGCCATTATCATGAATGGTGTACGTATCGGCCTCACAGGGCTGTTGGCACGCAGCTACGGCTTGGCTGTACTGGAAGAAGATGCCCACGAACTCATGGGCTGGATCATGTTCCTTCTTTCTACTGGCGTTTTGTTTGGCCTGATGCGGCTATTGGCCGGACGGAACAAAATTCAGCTCAGCCGAAAAGCATCCACGTCGCAACCGATCCCGCCATCTCCCCAAAAATTTTGGAGAACGCAGCCGCTTGTGGCCGGACTTCTCCTTATTCTCCTCGCACACGGCTATCTGGGGTACCGGGAAGCAACTCCTGACATTTTACCCGAAGCCAAGCCGCTGGCCTCATTTCCTCTGACTTTTGACGGCTGGAATGGACGTGGCATCGCCATGGAACAGCGCTTCATCGATACCCTGGATTTTACAGATTATGTACAAATCGATTACCAGAACAATCAGGGGCGCATGGTGGATTTTTATGTGGCCTGGTACCAGAGTCAGAGCAAAGGGGAATCCATCCATTCTCCGGAAACCTGCCTGCGCGGAGGCGGCTGGGAATTTCTGCAATCCCAAGCCACTGAATTGAATCTGCCCGGCCATGCGCCCATGCGGGTCAACCGCGCATTGCTGGACCAGAACGGCCAGCGGATGCTCTCGTATTTCTGGTTTCCGGCCAGAGGGCGGTACCTGACCAACGGCTTGGAGCTGAAGCTTTACACCTTCTGGGACTCCCTGACTAAACGGCGATCAGACGGAGCCCTGGTCCGCCTGATCACTCCCCTCTATCCAC
Above is a window of Desulfomicrobium orale DSM 12838 DNA encoding:
- a CDS encoding SLC13 family permease, with the translated sequence MLSLVILLIIVSVALVVFVGGWVPVDVVGLLVLSALTLTGLVSPTDALTGFSSPAVVTVWAMFILSAGLTKTGVAYRIGQPLQRFSRGSEVTLIVALMVAASFLSALVNTVTVAAILLPATMELARRSGRSPSRLLLPLAFGCLLGGPFTGISTPPNILITDALRAAGLKPFGIFDFTPITGAIVLVGIAFVVLMGRHLLPKGSARQESGENLETSYQLGAHIFSIQIDQNSPLVGCSLAESRLGSALYLTVVCLQRAGAFILSPKATEVLQAGDILVVHGQTDSVDRFRGSQHLRVEAAGEALKPGLLTTARGVIGEDSSLLGKSLLESGLRRDCRVHVLSVEEASGACLGDLRRHHFNVGDILLLQGEQTALDHLAEDGLVAELTAVPPHEVESLACNEMRLAAVRLPEGSVLAGRNLVESRLGNAFGLTVTALIRQEELICMPSPEETLQEGDLLVVQGRKRDLDIFEGLQDLEISGQSSRLAAELESQHIGMAEVLLSPRTTLAGRTLNDLLFRDHYGLSVLAIWRKGHAYRQGLQDMPLKFGDALLVYGPRQNLEVLARDPDFLVLDQEAAQAPRLHKAPIATAIMLAVLASAISGLVPISIAALTGAAVMVLLGCLSMEEAYRAIEWRVVFLIASMLPLGVAIQNTGAAQMGATALISLVGDLGPRWVVAALFGVTVLGTQIIPTSALVVLMTPVALSAATELGISPHLLMMTVAMSASASYASPLSHPAHLLVMGPGGYKFSDYLKIGVPLTFIVFLLCVWLLPLFWPA
- a CDS encoding IMP cyclohydrolase, coding for MDMLPIRRAILSVTDKSGLDEFARFLQESGVELVSTGGTRKKLLQAGLKVRSVSDVTGFPEILGGRVKTLHPHVHAGILASKDDPAHMQTMKDLRLAPFDLVCVNLYNFAEAVRQSLEDRQAVEQIDIGGPTMLRAAAKNFHSVAVLPAPEHYAECMREIRENGGALSLPFRKRMASLTFELTSGYDHMIAAYLNRS
- a CDS encoding TetR/AcrR family transcriptional regulator — its product is MTDNKERILETAKRLFGELGYAETTYKRIAQEAGIADGLIAHHYGSKENLFQLVEIDILTGLLEKIDESLYYSSDGLSSVLNFSKCILKFSTEENSGFLTLLRCSPFLAHTVTADNSEILAVCRRVVDKMRGCIEQGVADGTIRPDLDPGLTASVIFSTVFGSTRAHLLARENVLGLPFPEGFYPEILSILRKYLEPGLDQPPA
- a CDS encoding NlpC/P60 family protein, with amino-acid sequence MLAQYEPPKKYLSISEALRLQYASWKGVRHRVGGADKRGVDCSGLMQAVFRDAFRVDLPRTSLEQSRMGRKVKKIAEMRPGDLVFFVDRGLDHIGVVMDRRRFLHASTKHGVIISDFDEYWTPRLKRISRVLNIN
- a CDS encoding manganese-dependent inorganic pyrophosphatase, whose translation is MSVYVFGHKNPDSDTVCSAIALADLKTKLGVNCTPVAQGELPPETVFILKKFGVAAPAVKTSYAGEKVFLVDTSDLSQLPDDIKQAEVLGIVDHHKLGDLTTSSPLECWIWPVGCTSTVIASMYRFHGVEIPKNIAGIMLGAILSDTVIFKSPTCTPADKEAAERLAKIAGVSDLSALGMEMFKVKSAVEGTPARELVLRDYKDFNMNGTKVGIGQLEVVDLSILDAVKGDLARDIAALKAEKGNHSVFLLLTDIMKEGSEMLIASDDESIVEKAFNIKPSAGKVWLPGVMSRKKDVVPKFEKTFA
- a CDS encoding OmpP1/FadL family transporter, encoding MRASWRVWGLACMLVCVAASVCSAAGFSIYEWSARGNALGGTLVGRADDPSALAYNPAGITQLDGVQVMAGFTAIRPVLDIRTVGPEGDKWTTSERDALWMPPHAYATWKVNDRYSVGLGVFSRFGLGSVIDEKWPGRYNSYRAVIQAISINPNVAVKVTDRLSAAFGVEAMHLSFLKEQKINLSRINPLLPDGDSKIDADGWGGGFNLALHYQPCDYARVGLTYRGPVPMKVRGTAEFSDIPSMVQAAGLLRDSDANGKVTLPDSVALGVTLYPTEKLSVELSAMHTFWSKYKELRINYADPVIPGPGGRRLDQTVQRKHWKDVWRLGVGVEYAALDWLDLRAGYVYDQEPVRGDYIDYMVPANNRHLFNAGLGFHRNNWTLDMHYTYLMIEDRDIKARLAEGVYKGEIKNADAHMVGLSIGYAF
- the xrtD gene encoding VPLPA-CTERM-specific exosortase XrtD → MPKIRWNFIWHETCLQFQHFDSMKTMGTYTPRINWLAWGIGTGAIILVFHEIIVRLATREWSRADFDYCYLIPFTIAYLVWERKDELEHMPSKPSWSALGAFVIAGGLLLLGELGGEYLTLYLALWWAVFGVCWAILGWTKMRLVIFPIILLLTAFPPPNYIYSRLTIGMQLLSTQLGTALLHLFKVPAYQNGNTIDLGFAQLEVVAACSGLRFLIPLFIVGMLLTYFFRDKWWKRLLLMLSTLPLAIIMNGVRIGLTGLLARSYGLAVLEEDAHELMGWIMFLLSTGVLFGLMRLLAGRNKIQLSRKASTSQPIPPSPQKFWRTQPLVAGLLLILLAHGYLGYREATPDILPEAKPLASFPLTFDGWNGRGIAMEQRFIDTLDFTDYVQIDYQNNQGRMVDFYVAWYQSQSKGESIHSPETCLRGGGWEFLQSQATELNLPGHAPMRVNRALLDQNGQRMLSYFWFPARGRYLTNGLELKLYTFWDSLTKRRSDGALVRLITPLYPQESEQDGEARLHDLLQHIIPVLENLLPGADYPAAAEEFKLMKTDSSSFSP
- the hflX gene encoding GTPase HflX translates to MGRQIGVLVNRKGVPVMVIAGEQDSILIPELSRHREAQSRLSGLRLLHTHLDSSLLTQEDLMDMAFLRLDAVCVLTVSPEGTPGACQIAHLLPPNADELPYMVHPPRIWDEVDFDFDASARALEDELARTGQSVASTAREGSAILVSVGAAPRSVQERSLAELAELAVTAGLDVAGEVVQRVPRVNPKLILGRGKLAELEVLALQKNASVLVFDQELSPTQQRNLSQITERKVLDRTQLILDIFAQHARTKEGKLQVEMAQLKYMMPRLVGQNRALSRLMGGIGGRGPGESKLEMDRRKIRERLAQLKTELAGVRRHRAATRGRRDKAGLPVVSLVGYTNAGKSTLLNTLTRSDVLAENRLFATLDPTSRRLRFPEDREIILTDTVGFIRHLPEDLREAFMATLEELQGADLLVHVADASHPEMDQQLEAVEAILRDLKLDGIPRILALNKTDLAPDPSALAFAHPQAVFISAIHRPSLTPLVERIKSLL